GGGTCCGTTATGAAAGCCTTATAACCTGCTTAATGTCTCTCTTGGAAGTATTTCCACCATGCCTTAAAAGAAGCAGATTTATCATGATTCTGAAAAATGAGAATGGGGAATAAGTTGTAAGGTTATGAAGAGTGATTCTTTTAGGCTAGGTTGCCTAATAAACCCATCGCGGTCAGCGTTTCTGAAGATAAGAAATTAGACTGTTTTGTTTCCCTCTCCTGATGTCGGTCAAAGTTCATATCCGATAAAGCTGCGCATTGAGTTCTTCAAAGAATATGGATAACCTCATTATTATTGTGGGCGTGAACggagaggtgatttttctgATGTTTTATAGTAATTATTTCTAATCTATAAGGTATAATATTACCATGAGGACACGGTAAGGTTTTAAAAGTTATAATCGTACATGTTCTTGTAGTAGGGCATATTAGGTAACCTTTTTTTCATGTTCGCGTCTACCCTATAAATAACCGAGTATTAGAGTGTCCGCTGAGAGTTTGTAAAATTCTTCCATTTCTCTCTTCTCGGCTGTCATATATGGAAGCTGAATCTTACACTCAATTTGAGCTAAAATGTGTCAAACCTTCGCCTCCAGCACCTGTGTATGGGTAGAAGAAGTATCTGTCCTTTTCTAGAAATTATTGGTAAGTGAAATACACGTACTATTTGTGGAATAAATGTGCGGATATCAATCGAGGGTGTCTCACTAGATGAAAGGTTACTTCCGTCTGGGTTAGCAGATTCAATTTCTGAGGCGTTCCCTATATTCGCTTTGAATTTTCATATtgtaatttacatcaaaataaaaaaaaatgtctatttCTGTATATGTCGAAATGTCTCTATAATACAATTGAATAAAAAGGCAGAAAAAAACCCAGATTATTTGACATTTGTTTCTCTATTTTGTAGAATGCATCACGTGCCTCCGTCATCCTTGCGCATTGAATGATGGACTTCATCATTAATCAGCACTtgagatatataaatatatactatatatatatatatatatatatatatatatatacgcgtgtgcgtgtgtgtgtgtgtgtgtgtgtgtgtacctttATCATGCTATAGCAAGGAACACATCAATCCAACTCTTACATCACGTCGACTTGATTCTGATGTGACATTGCACCCAGATGTGATTACACGGAGCAAGGAGCagatattttcatcaaaactgagGCCTAAAAGTCTTGATTGTCAAGCTCGTTCGAAAAGTCTGCTTTCAGGAATTGCGCCATCAAGTTTGTCCAGAGGGCATCTTATCGTTctaaaaatgacaaatttcaAAGACCCTTGCCTCAAAAGTCACAATTCTATCTAGCGCATTCGGGTTGTACTTTATTTTCCACAAAGATTTCGTTGGTAGTGGTGAAGCCGACTGTGATGAAGCCGTCTGTAATTTGGCCGCCATTCAAAAACCATGTAGGCACAGCCGAGTCTGAGACATTATTTCCTGAGCAAACCGCGGTGACTTCACGGCCATCCCGGAGATGCGAGGGTACCTCGAGGTTCAACGTCATTCCAGCTACAAAGGAAATGTACGAAGATTGACTGATAGATCCAAATAGAATCAAACTTGACACAGTCGAGAGAAATGTCTTCTACGCCTCAATAATGCATCCGTTATTCACAGTCTCAAATATTGCTAACATGATTAGTATTAAGCTTTCCCTTGTATCTTGTATGGATATATGGATACATGGAATAGATTGATGGAATCAACAATGCAATTGACGTAATAATGTgatatacatcaaaatgttccAACTAAATGAAACAGTAGAATGATTATGTTAATGAGTTTGAGGACTTTCATGCCAACTCTTGAATTTTTTACTAAGCGTTGTGATTATCAAGGTGCAGCTCTTCCCACCCAGTTACTTCAGACTTTGTAATTGTCCACAGAAACACGTATCAAAACGACGAAAAGTGCACAATGATGAAGGTGAAGAGATTATCCAAGTCTTAAATGATTTTTCGCTTACCAACGAGGTGAATGTTTATGAAGAGAAGCCCGACCTGCACCAATACTCGGTTGTCAATCATTGTGAGCAGATTCCTGTATATGAAAACCATGGTGGATAAGATGGAggaaaaatcaatcaatcaatcaatcaatcaatcaatcaatcaatcaatcaatcaatcaatcaatcgatcaatcaatcaataatttattcaatcaatcgatcgatcaatcaatgGTATCACGAATTGACATGAGAGAAACGATAAAAGAcctataaaataaaaaatagctATTTTCGATTTACATGGTTTTACGAGGAATTGAATAATACGCTTAAATATGATAAAACGAAAATTGATATTTCGAAGAGAAACAAAATCTGCTTAATTGATTGATTTCCTTACACCTACTTTCGAGTATCTCTTAAAAATATGAGGAGAAGttgaaaaagaagttttgaaatATGCCAATCTCCAGAAATAAACCTCTTTGCCTCGTTTACCACGAAGCTAGTATCAAATCATGTTCGATACCATGCGTGCATTTAAAATGCCTGGCTTTTATTGAGTCACTGGTAAGATACCTGCATATGAAAGAGGCATCTCACCTGATAAGATGCACAAGATTAGTCCGCGTATTGTGATGTGTCATTCTGTTTCCTGCTTCCCAAACagccacgattttttttttctgatagtATATGgtagatgaaagaaaaaagaaataaagaaaaatgacataaaCGAATACGATTTAAATTTGATTATTAGGGTAATGTCAAAGGGACGTTAATGCCTTTATTGTAAAAATGGACGAGTGATGTCATGATGGGAAACAAAACATTGCCTGTCATAGATCTTAAATCCTCTCCATTGACATGATGCTTTATCGTTGTATCTATACCATGTATCACTGCTCTTGTTTTCACTGCTCGTCATATTACCGGTTTTTGTTGACTTTTGTCATTCTCAGATTCCTTGACGTGAATAATCTCACTGCACTTCCTCCATTAATGTACACGATACCAAATATGATAGCCATTATGCGCAATAAATGTGTACGCGGATACAGGAATCAACTTTAACATGCAGACCcttgaaatgcatgcactcaTATTAAATGCGTTCATGAATGTGAGTGCATGTATCTGTGGATatagttatatatattttttttttttcagatataaAGTACGGACTTGATTCTTATGCTGAtcacgtagaaaaaaaaaaggagaaaaaataccGTTATTTGAGTCTTATCAATCTCTCTAATTCGTTTGTTTCCCCTTGTCAACCAGGCAAATATTCTAAAATATGTGACGAAAATGCATATGAAGCAGCTGGTAACGCGTTCGAAGAACTCTTATTATATCAAACatgttttcaaacatttctatattcCTGACTCGTTTAAAGGAATTAATTTGAAGTCTAACATGGCGCatgcattacatgtatgttcaaataAGTTTGATAATTTCTAAGATCTGTGAACAGTTCAACACATTGCATAAAAAAGATAAGTTGTTTGTCTGCACATTGAATTTACAACCAACTGAAGGCAAGCCTTTCAACAGATGCGATGGATACTAgaattgagaaaaagaaagaaaaaaaatacataaaacatccCAACAAAacagtcacttttttgttttggtgactGCTTGATTGTCCCTCATGaacacattttgaatatttaactTTCATTCAAAGCACAGCACACGGTATTATTATATCGTAGCCGTTTTAGAATATGTTTTAGAATGCTTAGAATATTCTGATATAGGAGTGAAGataatttcactgatgtgtgtGATGATCATATGATGTATGAAATAAAGATTTCTTTAATGTCAGTTTGTGTCATAAATTTACTTTTGCATAGATTTTGGGTGAATTTGTATAAGAATTGTAtcatacatatcatatatatatatatatatatatatatatgtatatatatatatatgagattaaaacctaaaatggcattaaaacgctttatcctggcgaggaaagcgcatgtttttgaaacaagacaccaaacaggttagtcatcgcattcttcatcagcgaccaggatgcgatgtgatgttagattaaaaatccgtttctgaagcagaacatacacacaagggtatacgtctgctcctggtcggacggatttcaaaactaacctgcttgtgatggaatgcgtctaaactggtggtagttgttgccacagtgatggtaaccgcgcagtttgtctgcgcgtttggcgtagcaacgacgcatccatggactggttccctccacgaagagccaaagatgaaaggatgaaatcagtttaaaaacatgacaaacatgaatccctgatagcttttcaatggacttacattgccaacgtcatgctccgatttactatcacgaagataaacggttcagagacccacctcatcttgtctttcactgacgcaaactcacacctccggcccccatagagacatcccagccagtagttgtcatatatatatatatatatatatatatatatatatatacatatagttatattaacataaatatatgtttatatactcATATGCATTACTTTGATTCGTTACTATTTCTAGGTTTTAATATTGCTCTTTGGAATTGATTGAATGTAAAAGTGAGaatgtcaacaaaaaaaaaaacacacacacacacacatgtcttGTATCATGTATGAAAGATAATAAGTAAACAAAAAGTCTGAAATCTCATCCAAATTTCCTTTGATATCCAGGGTGGATATTACCATCATCGATAAACACAGCTTTCCTCTTtaatacgcacacacatgctCATGCATCACAACTCACCTCACACATatttagagaaaaaaaggagacatCCTACAGGACCTACATTCGGTCTGGAAGAAGGCAGGAAAGAGCGCAAACACAACGCAGTTGACGAGAAATCACAGAAAAAGATTTAACACAAACATAGATAACACTTACGTATTTGTATAaatcattaaaggggaaatccactCCAAAAATAAGCTAGTCTGctaagaaagagtaaaaaattACGAGTTCAACCCTTACAATTTTGATCGAAATGAAGTCATCCCCTTACACCTTGCtatatagttgttcaaattgtgaaatttccagtgttttttttttttttttttcattcagacgCAATTATGTcgcgaggctcaaatcctcatatatgtaactgatcactattctgaagttatttaaccaggaataacatcatgtttcagactgcaatgactgaaacattgaattttcgtcatttttagCACACGATAAATGGAAAGTTGTGAGGTAATGACaaggtcagctcactcatttgcatattcatatccactgtactagaactgtttagaaaaaaaatagcaaaacttcaaaatgtcatacatgtcataacttccttattttttcatccgatttaAGTCAAACTGTTACATTTGAACtcgtaaaattttactcttttttatcagactaattatttattttttggacTCGATTTCTCATTTAAGTTACAGATAGAGTGTTATAATTTGAGACTGCAGATGCATAGGGTATATCACTTTTGAAACTTCCCAAATTGTAATTTTCGGCAATTTTTACACAATTTCCGACACAATCATACCAAAGGACTGCAACTTGCGAATAGACAGAAAcgtaaatgtacaaaaaaaaggTATTACAAAATTCAGAATTGCCCTTACTATCCCTCATTattataacacttttttttcccttggtCGGTATTGTGCGAGAGGTATGTCATGATActgtagacacacacacacacacacattcacacaaacgAACCAATATGAGGCATTCCTGACTATATAAAACACATTAATGAAACAAGACGAGAGATAAAAGGCACCAGTCTCAATCTTTATCATGACTACTCTTTACTGGGTAACACACTTTCTCCAATATGTATAGGCTACATCAATGTTAAAGGACTAGGTTCATTGGTTACGAAACAAGACTGGGGGCATGCAGTGATGAACCAAAATAAAATCTTACTACTTAACTAACTGTAACTTGTTCTCTAATCAACATTGCTGTGAAATGAGAACTTATACCAATAGGTATTAGGCCTAAGGCAGGGCTGGTgaaatgggaggggggggggagggaggacaGCCCCCTCCACACTTTTCacacttttattattttttttttgcagaacaTAAATGGTGTGActttttgtccccccccccccactttttcatgaaatattaggtttgtttttttggttttggtttttgttccTTGGCTCCTTTTGCAGAACATAAATgagaccgtgcatcacaaaaccaacaaaaagtcgcactccttgattttacgagaggactcaaaaaaggtgtaACAGGTCGACCAAATCGTTTTTGAGTTtcccatattttctgaaagaccaATTCTTCTTCTACCTTATTCTtgatttgggatcataaaatgaatgggaaagtgggttttcagcagttttcctATACGACCCCTTTTAttggtagagtagtgtgatcaggtatgtcctacaggcccctttttatttcttgaaaaatcctttgcacattctccactttcaactctgaGAACTTTTGAAATCATAATGCTACTGCTGTTAAAAttgacattaatcatggacagaatgtgttaatagagcatgctcaatcagcttaatttgataattcttcattgttgttgctatgttgatttacattatgtttttgtcccattcattgcacaggtaGCACCGCTTACTTGATATCAAGCGCTTGCATGCAGTATACCCTGTACTTCTAAGCCTCTTTTCttggttcacacttttccagagtgtgtgctttctttccattagttagataggttaggaagGTACATTTGAATgaagttatacattattttaaagcttagagtctgctctttcagaatctgcccgtAACTAAAAATAATGTGTGGCTActtgcagggtcacaaatggtaTGACTTTTTGCCACCCCCCTCCTTTTCTATAAATAGATAAGggtctgactttttttttcgttttttgctgCTTCTCAGTCGATGTAGGAGATTTttggagggaagtggcagcaataTGTCGCGGCCCATTCTGAAAACGACCCCTGTATTAAAGCATATTCGACAGGGCtctcaaatacatgtatcagtgcTATTCAACGATATTACTCAGAGAAGACGAAAACAATAATTAACATTTTTAATGAAGACGTCTTGTTACTTTTctcaattttattcatttattgtccTTTTATTTCGTTCAGAAGCAATAGaagtaaataaaagaaatgtaaaacgaGTTGCAACAATTGAGAAATCCTACTGTTACGTATTTCAAGCAAGTGCCAAATTGATAAGTTGATAAAGATACAAACACATGGATATTATATGCTAGTTATGACAGAAAGTTTATCTATTTCAACCTGAAACTTTCAAAGTCACAATCTTATACATCTATGAAAACAAGCTAAACGCatgaaatctacatttgcaaTACAGTACTCGAAACTTTCTGTcttaaataatatgaaaatctgGGGTTTGTTATAAGCAGgaatagatttacaggcatatgtagtattcaataaaaaaaaaatacatgaggcAAACCTAAAATGTATCTCATTAtacaaaaagggaaaaataaacaagaacGGCTATCTTTGTTTCAATTCAAGAAGTATAGATTGAAGACCAAAGTTCAGCTTTTATTAGTGGACGAGTGGAATGTATTACACGACGTTTAATTTTCAAAAGAGAGCAACCTCTCTCCTCTTCACGATCACTGTCGCGCAGGTCAACAACGACAGGAAGAACACGGCGACGAGCAGGGCGTACGTGGTCGACGACCGCTGAAGAACTCCTCCACGAAGACCAGCAATCGGACCTTTAAAGCGGGACCAGACATGAATGGAGTGAAAAATTATTGGGACACAACAGAAAAAGCATATATACAAATACGTCACCGTGAAATTTCACTCCGAGTGTTTCTTGGAGGTAAAATTTCACGtgacaaacactcacacacagatTCCTGGTTTCGAGTGACTTTTTCTATTAGAACATGCCTTACAAAATCAGGGCAAATTGGCTTAATATCTTTAGAGTTATGAATACACTCCATGAATTCTTCGATGTAAAATATATTTATCTCTCCGTTTATGGCTAATCATATgtagatgtaaaaaaaaaaaaaatcatttgttactcatcacatgtattttgcaaTTTACGTTGTTGCAATCATTACAGATATGGGGTCCGtgtcataaaacttgtcatcagtcagacaagttgtcatagatttgacaagctactgaaatccttgcatctgattggcaaagagaaaatttgtcatCGGAATGTGGCAGTTTTCACttatgacaagttttatgaaacgggctcccGTTCCGCTTAGTTATTGTATATAGTTTTCTCTGCTTATTTGAtggtaataaaaacaaatttaatcTTTGAACTTTAACCTGAACAATGAGTCATCATCAGAGTACATGGCGCTGACTTTAATACCTTTCTCCGAGCCCAAAGTTGGACAGTGTTCAACGCTGGTGTAGGTCCAACCAATCCCGTTCGTCCCCGAACACGTGATATTGATGCACCTGTTATGTGGGCGTGGTCTGAAGAGAGCCGAGGCGCAGCTAGACGAGGAGAGCGTGGTGTTGTCGACTCCGATGGTGTATGTGTGGAGGTGTGGGAACGGCTGATCTTGAAGACTGACGTGACACGTGATAACGAGAATGACCTGGCTTCCTTCGATCTCCTGGGTCTCGATGGAGAGGATATTACTTGCTGGGGGCTCGTGACCTATGAGAGCAAAGAACAGCATAATTGATTTGTCTTCATcccaaagcaaaacaacatTTATCACAACAAGCCTCTCTTCGACAAGTTGTGTCAAAACATACCATCAATCATGTAATTTAAATCTAACTTAAAAGCAGATATCGATTCAaacattttatttaattttcgcTCTTTCCTTTTCCTATAATCTGCACAAAAAACGGACTATACAGAGTACAAAACATATAAAGCATATACATTTAAACGAAGACTTTCAGATATTCaagataatatgtgaccgtgcacctcaaaacgaacataaagtcgcaaacactgattttgcgtgaggactgaaaataagtgaaatgggtcaacctagccgaacttgactttttttatattttctgaaagagcgcgTCTTCTTTTagattatgctaaaatttggtatcataaaatgggcaggaaagtgtgtttttgagcagtttatctcaaacatttttggtagaatagtgtgattaggtgtgtctttagaatccctttttcatttctgaaaaaccttgtccacactcttcactttcaagtctaataacttttgaaaggatagtgctatactgctttgaaagttggcattaattatggacagaatttgTCAATAAGGCATGTTTAATTtaagtttaatctgataatcccttcattgttgttactctggtggtttgcttcctgttttttgtcccattcatcgcacagccagcacggtttggtaaagattaagcgcttgaatagacactgtacttcagagcctcttttctcagttcacactattcctgagtttgtgctttctttccaatatttagacaggttaggagagtccatttgatttgagttatacatcattttaaagcttaaagtctgctctttcagaatatgttctTAACTACAAATTatgcctggcgactttttgtttgttttcaggtgcagggtcacatatgctgTTACCATTTTCTATATAACCAACACTCATAACAAACCTATACCTGTTCTCAGTGGCAGTGTCACCTTCTTTATAATCAGAACCCATAAGAAACCTACCTGTTTTCAGTGGACAATAATTCCGCATAGAAACCGTCTCCCCGAATCGATTGATACCGGTGCAAGATATATCGATACATCGATTGGGTTGATCTTCCATGATCGTTGAAGAGGAGTTGGATCGTGACAGAATATCTCCATCAGCGGTGATTTCGAACACACCAATCGGTGGAAACGGTTGATCGATCGGATCCACGTGACACGAGATATTGAGATTCGTTCCCCAGTTATCCTCGTCTTCTTCTACCTTGATAGAGATGATATCAAGTGCAGGTGGGTCTGAGGAATAGAGAAAGATGTCGTCGAagatcatttgtttttttttttaatgttcacaATAAAAGTTCTAAG
This genomic stretch from Diadema setosum unplaced genomic scaffold, eeDiaSeto1 scaffold_39, whole genome shotgun sequence harbors:
- the LOC140245837 gene encoding uncharacterized protein, yielding TSGEPPAADILFIKTSEFLDKDRQMKLLILCRANLSDQSYPYLHSYSIGVDGTILSNASWTSAVLRPRPNRCINVTCSATNGVGITSASTRHCPRDPPALDIISIKVEEDEDNWGTNLNISCHVDPIDQPFPPIGVFEITADGDILSRSNSSSTIMEDQPNRCIDISCTGINRFGETVSMRNYCPLKTGHEPPASNILSIETQEIEGSQVILVITCHVSLQDQPFPHLHTYTIGVDNTTLSSSSCASALFRPRPHNRCINITCSGTNGIGWTYTSVEHCPTLGSEKGPIAGLRGGVLQRSSTTYALLVAVFFLSLLTCATVIVKRREVALF